The following proteins come from a genomic window of Elusimicrobiota bacterium:
- the cobA gene encoding uroporphyrinogen-III C-methyltransferase translates to MTQRPSVGRVSLVGGGPGRPDLLTLRGAALLTRADVVVLDALVDRALLRHGRPGVRVVDAGKRGHGRALMGQPAINRLLVRLARAGKNVVRLKGGDPCLFGRGGEEAEALAAAGVPFEIVPGVSSVTAVPAHAGVPLTHRDFTSTVTVVTGHGQAPNRYWRESASRPARPAVDWKALPRDGTLVVLMGLKNAATIAADLLRAGWAPDTPSLAVASGTLPEQKTVRAPLAEFGAALRRARLSPPGLLVFGRVAGLGPKLDWFSRRPLVGKKILVARPAEQAGPLTSLLEERGARVVECPAIRIDPLKPSFAVRKALRAFDFDGALFTSVNAVRHARPHLPAGWPPRARAYAVGPKTADAMAAAGIPVTGVAGEYNAEGLARILKKPLRGKKFLFPRAESGRDVLIRFLEKAGATVTLWPVYRTTPLAPPRPVRRDLLSGRFDAAAFTSSSTVEAVLGAISPAARRKIFKGTRALSIGPLTSKTLRAHGAGRGLVEARGATVESMVDALEKAWAQR, encoded by the coding sequence ATGACTCAACGTCCGTCCGTCGGCAGGGTGTCGCTGGTGGGCGGGGGGCCCGGACGGCCGGACCTTTTGACCTTGCGCGGCGCGGCGCTGTTGACCCGGGCCGATGTCGTGGTGTTGGACGCCTTGGTCGACCGCGCGCTGTTGCGCCATGGCCGACCCGGCGTCCGTGTCGTGGACGCGGGCAAGCGCGGCCACGGCCGCGCGCTCATGGGCCAACCCGCCATCAATCGTCTTTTGGTGCGTCTGGCGCGCGCGGGGAAAAACGTCGTGCGCTTGAAAGGCGGGGACCCCTGCCTCTTCGGCCGCGGGGGGGAAGAGGCCGAGGCCCTGGCCGCGGCGGGCGTTCCCTTTGAAATCGTGCCCGGGGTGTCCTCCGTGACGGCCGTCCCGGCCCACGCCGGGGTGCCCCTGACCCACCGGGACTTCACCTCCACCGTCACCGTCGTGACCGGCCACGGCCAAGCGCCCAACCGGTATTGGAGGGAGTCCGCCTCCCGGCCCGCGCGACCCGCCGTGGATTGGAAGGCCCTGCCGCGCGACGGGACCCTGGTGGTCTTGATGGGTTTGAAAAACGCCGCGACCATCGCCGCCGATCTGCTTCGCGCCGGTTGGGCGCCGGACACGCCCTCCCTGGCCGTGGCCTCGGGCACGTTGCCGGAACAAAAGACGGTCCGGGCCCCCTTGGCGGAATTCGGCGCGGCCCTGCGGCGCGCGCGGCTGTCGCCCCCGGGGCTCTTGGTGTTCGGCCGGGTGGCGGGCCTGGGCCCCAAGCTGGATTGGTTTTCGCGCCGGCCGCTCGTTGGCAAAAAGATTCTCGTGGCGCGACCGGCCGAACAGGCCGGCCCGTTGACGTCCCTGTTGGAAGAGCGGGGCGCCCGTGTGGTGGAGTGCCCGGCCATCCGCATCGACCCCTTGAAGCCCTCGTTCGCTGTACGCAAAGCCCTGCGGGCTTTCGATTTCGACGGCGCGCTGTTCACGAGCGTCAACGCCGTCCGCCACGCCCGCCCCCATCTGCCCGCGGGCTGGCCCCCGCGCGCCCGGGCTTACGCCGTGGGCCCCAAAACCGCCGACGCGATGGCGGCGGCGGGGATCCCCGTGACGGGCGTCGCGGGAGAGTACAACGCCGAGGGGCTCGCGCGCATCTTGAAAAAGCCCCTGCGCGGAAAAAAGTTCCTTTTCCCCCGGGCCGAATCGGGCCGCGACGTCTTGATCCGCTTTTTGGAAAAGGCCGGGGCGACCGTGACCCTCTGGCCCGTGTACCGCACGACCCCCCTGGCCCCGCCCCGGCCCGTGCGGCGGGATCTGTTGTCGGGGCGTTTCGACGCGGCGGCTTTCACCTCGTCCTCCACCGTCGAGGCGGTGCTGGGGGCGATTTCGCCGGCGGCGCGGCGAAAAATATTCAAAGGGACGCGGGCCCTGTCCATCGGGCCCCTCACTTCGAAAACCCTGCGCGCCCACGGGGCGGGCCGGGGCCTCGTGGAAGCGCGGGGCGCCACCGTGGAGTCCATGGTGGACGCCCTGGAAAAGGCCTGGGCCCAGCGATGA
- the hemB gene encoding porphobilinogen synthase has translation MPFPQVRPRRLRASDGARRLVRETHLTPADFVQPLFVRPGKGERRPVRSMPGVAQISVDIAVKEARELRRLGVPAVILFGVPAVKDAAGTDAASPDGIVQRAVRAIKDACPDLVVVTDLCLCEYTDHGHCGVLTGAGRAAVIDNDATLDLLGRIAQTQAAAGADWVAPSGMMDGAVGAIRRALDEGGHAGTAILAYAAKYASAFYGPFRDAAQSTPAFGDRRSHQMDAANAREALREVALDVKEGADMVMVKPALSYLDIVRRVRDRFDVPVAAYNVSGEYALVKAAALKGWIDGDRVMEEILLSIKRAGADVILTYHAREMARRLV, from the coding sequence ATGCCGTTCCCCCAAGTCCGTCCCCGACGATTGCGCGCCTCCGACGGCGCGCGCCGCCTGGTCCGGGAAACCCACCTGACCCCGGCCGATTTCGTTCAACCCCTGTTTGTCCGTCCCGGCAAGGGCGAACGCCGCCCCGTGCGGTCCATGCCGGGCGTTGCCCAAATATCCGTCGATATCGCCGTGAAGGAAGCCCGGGAGTTGCGGCGTCTGGGCGTGCCCGCCGTGATCCTCTTCGGCGTGCCGGCCGTGAAAGACGCCGCCGGAACCGACGCCGCCAGTCCCGACGGGATCGTGCAAAGGGCCGTTCGGGCGATCAAGGACGCCTGCCCCGACCTGGTGGTCGTCACCGACCTCTGTTTGTGCGAATACACCGACCACGGCCATTGCGGTGTGTTGACGGGCGCGGGCCGCGCGGCCGTCATCGACAACGACGCGACGTTGGATTTGCTGGGGCGCATCGCCCAAACGCAGGCGGCCGCGGGGGCCGACTGGGTCGCCCCCTCGGGCATGATGGACGGCGCCGTGGGCGCGATCCGCCGCGCGCTGGACGAGGGCGGACACGCGGGCACGGCCATCCTCGCCTACGCGGCCAAGTACGCCTCGGCTTTCTACGGGCCTTTCCGTGACGCGGCCCAATCGACCCCGGCCTTCGGCGACCGCCGCTCGCACCAGATGGACGCCGCCAACGCCCGCGAAGCCCTGCGGGAGGTGGCCCTCGACGTCAAAGAGGGCGCCGACATGGTGATGGTGAAACCCGCGTTGTCCTATTTGGACATCGTTCGCCGCGTGCGCGACCGCTTCGACGTGCCGGTGGCGGCCTACAACGTCTCCGGCGAGTACGCCCTGGTCAAGGCGGCCGCCCTAAAAGGCTGGATCGACGGCGACCGCGTGATGGAAGAAATCCTCCTGTCCATCAAACGGGCCGGGGCGGACGTGATTTTGACGTACCACGCGCGGGAGATGGCGCGCCGGCTCGTTTGA
- a CDS encoding MBL fold metallo-hydrolase: MKSARFLALALLAGCAPRLFVKPPGDPAAGVLVRWWGHSCFSLTDSAGRTILIDPFDDSVDYPAPTPRPDALLVTHAHFDHANFPGAAPEPLLKPPTREPDTEDSNGPGRGSPRRPAPPRWPYAVVRTTGTHTAAGVEVVGVSADHDDQGGRRHGFTAVYVWGMGGLRFAHLGDIGQASLRPDQRAALAGVDVLFVPVGGKTTVDAAGAWALIKEIAPRAVVPMHYGTARVRFFEFEPIHVFLRDAPNVRWLDGDTFRVRRDDLTSDTAVYVPAPPGTVKKEAP; encoded by the coding sequence TTGAAGAGTGCGCGATTCCTGGCGCTGGCCTTGCTGGCCGGGTGCGCGCCGCGCTTGTTTGTGAAACCGCCGGGCGACCCCGCCGCGGGCGTCCTGGTCCGCTGGTGGGGCCATTCCTGTTTTTCTTTGACGGACAGCGCGGGACGGACGATCCTGATCGACCCCTTTGACGACAGCGTCGATTACCCGGCCCCGACTCCGCGGCCGGACGCGCTGTTGGTGACCCACGCGCATTTCGACCACGCCAATTTTCCCGGGGCGGCCCCGGAACCGTTGTTGAAGCCGCCGACCCGGGAGCCCGACACCGAGGATTCCAACGGCCCGGGGCGCGGTTCGCCGCGCCGACCGGCGCCGCCCCGATGGCCCTACGCCGTCGTGCGGACCACGGGGACCCACACGGCCGCGGGGGTGGAAGTGGTGGGCGTGTCGGCCGACCACGACGACCAGGGCGGGCGTCGGCACGGATTCACCGCGGTGTACGTTTGGGGCATGGGCGGGCTCCGGTTCGCCCATCTGGGGGACATCGGCCAAGCGTCCCTGCGGCCCGATCAACGGGCGGCCCTGGCCGGGGTCGACGTGCTTTTTGTTCCGGTGGGGGGAAAAACCACCGTCGACGCGGCCGGCGCCTGGGCCTTGATAAAAGAAATCGCCCCCCGGGCCGTTGTGCCCATGCATTACGGCACGGCGCGCGTTCGTTTTTTTGAGTTCGAGCCGATCCATGTGTTTCTGCGGGACGCCCCGAACGTTCGCTGGCTCGACGGGGACACGTTCCGCGTCCGCCGCGACGACCTGACGTCGGACACCGCGGTGTACGTGCCGGCCCCCCCGGGGACGGTCAAAAAGGAGGCCCCATGA
- a CDS encoding inositol monophosphatase, with translation MDRLARVLRRALAAGGRVVRRGAGRRFTVAHKGVVNIVTSVDKAAERAIRRVIAGVFPDHGFLMEESGARPSRSPYRWVVDPLDGTVNFAHGLPISCVSIGLEKDGRVILGGVLDPYRRELFTAARGKGAHLNGRRLRVSRTAKLIDALLVTGFPYDRYKKAAYYLSFVERFMKRTQGLRRLGAAALDLAHVAAGRFDGYWEFNLQPWDAAAGLLLVQEAGGRVTNFRGAPYTLADTSQTLASNGRLHDAMRRLLSDKVK, from the coding sequence ATGGACCGCCTCGCGCGCGTTTTGCGCCGGGCCCTCGCGGCCGGCGGCCGTGTGGTGCGCCGGGGCGCGGGACGCCGGTTCACCGTCGCGCACAAAGGCGTGGTCAACATCGTGACGTCCGTCGACAAAGCGGCGGAGCGCGCCATCCGCCGCGTCATCGCGGGGGTCTTCCCCGACCACGGATTTTTGATGGAGGAATCGGGCGCCCGTCCGTCGCGCTCCCCCTACCGTTGGGTGGTGGACCCCCTGGACGGCACGGTCAACTTCGCCCACGGCCTGCCGATTTCCTGCGTGTCGATCGGTCTGGAAAAGGACGGTCGGGTGATCCTGGGCGGGGTGTTGGACCCCTACCGACGGGAGCTGTTCACCGCCGCGCGGGGGAAGGGCGCGCACCTCAACGGGCGGCGGCTCCGGGTGTCGCGCACGGCGAAACTCATCGACGCGCTCCTCGTCACCGGCTTTCCCTACGACCGGTACAAAAAAGCGGCCTACTACCTGTCGTTCGTCGAGAGGTTCATGAAGCGGACCCAGGGCCTGCGCCGCCTGGGGGCGGCGGCCCTGGACCTGGCCCACGTGGCCGCCGGGCGGTTTGACGGCTATTGGGAATTCAATTTGCAACCCTGGGACGCGGCGGCGGGCCTCCTTCTCGTGCAAGAGGCCGGCGGCCGGGTGACGAATTTTCGGGGCGCGCCCTACACGCTCGCGGACACGTCCCAAACCCTCGCCTCCAACGGGCGGCTTCACGACGCCATGCGTCGGCTATTGTCGGATAAAGTAAAATAG